A stretch of Lathyrus oleraceus cultivar Zhongwan6 chromosome 6, CAAS_Psat_ZW6_1.0, whole genome shotgun sequence DNA encodes these proteins:
- the LOC127097842 gene encoding probable 2-oxoglutarate-dependent dioxygenase AOP1 produces the protein MGSENEMIPCLDFSGVGDDDEGSEEWEKMSKKVREALESYGCFILMYDKNKIPKSLCENMLLGMKELFDLPEEIKKKHISTRPYSSYKGDCPKFPLTQTLGIDDVFVEDNALAFTNLMWSQGNPTFCETMKSLSSKMHELNFLILKMIKDSYGLPKQYYSDIEVLKNTSHLRLMKYKTPKTTKDCETALLPHTDKSTLTMLYQNEVQGLHVQTKTNKWIQLNIPQEGFIVIVGDILKAWSNGRLHAPPHKVMMRGDKERYSFAEFTLPKEDVKIEVPRELVDDEVHPLRYRSFTYGDYLEYFVSTLKENALEAYVGV, from the exons atgGGTAGTGAGAATGAAATGATCCCATGTTTGGATTTTTCAGGAGTTGGTGATGATGACGAAGGGAGTGAGGAATGGGAGAAAATGAGTAAGAAAGTGAGAGAAGCATTAGAGAGTTATGGTTGTTTTATCTTAATGTATGATAAGAACAAGATTCCAAAGAGTTTGTGTGAAAACATGTTACTAGGAATGAAAGAGTTGTTTGATTTACCAGAAGAGATTAAGAAGAAGCACATAAGTACTAGGCCTTACAGCAGCTACAAAGGTGATTGTCCTAAGTTTCCGCTAACACAAACGTTAGGAATTGATGATGTTTTTGTTGAGGATAATGCTCTTGCTTTTACTAATCTCATGTGGTCTCAAGGAAATCCAACTTTCTG TGAGACAATGAAGTCCTTGAGCTCCAAGATGCATGAACTGAATTTTCTTATTCTGAAGATGATTAAAGATAGTTATGGTCTTCCAAAACAATACTATTCAGATATTGAAGTCTTGAAGAATACGAGTCATTTACGATTGATGAAGTACAAAACTCCTAAAACGACCAAAGATTGTGAAACAGCTCTGTTACCACATACCGACAAAAGTACCTTAACCATGTTGTACCAAAACGAAGTCCAAGGTTTACATGTTCAAACCAAAACAAATAAATGGATTCAATTGAACATACCCCAAGAAGGTTTCATTGTCATAGTTGGTGACATACTCAAG GCATGGAGTAATGGAAGACTTCACGCACCTCCACACAAAGTGATGATGCGTGGAGACAAAGAAAGATACTCATTTGCTGAATTTACACTGCCAAAAGAAGATGTGAAAATTGAGGTACCACGTGAATTGGTGGATGATGAAGTGCATCCTCTACGTTATCGTTCATTCACTTATGGAGATTACTTAGAGTACTTTGTTTCAACACTTAAGGAAAATGCACTAGAAGCATACGTAGGTGTTTGA